In Janthinobacterium rivuli, a single genomic region encodes these proteins:
- a CDS encoding LytR C-terminal domain-containing protein yields MRLTISRLAAACACLGLAACTTQLARAPVPQWPDADAAYAAGRQYFDAGDLPAAQAAYEQALHAAPRHVNARNGLAVLHAQRGEHDAAIAHWLALTREASSPQPQQAYLFSNLGHAYSLSGRDAQALTALEQACLLDPLNALAWQHLAQVLERLGQHARAAVMRRQAQSLQEHDLRRDLAVLRKEAPQKKAPVAAPLQDAPAMARIDITQTDGMARLQRVPAAARGVPAAAAMAERSMPAAAVPRPRLEIVNGNGVPGLAAALARSLAGAPVQVVRLANETSFQVARTRVEYRPAQEQAARQLARQLGLQIQTQVQTQAADCPASELRLVLGRDLSDPAMLHRYYLQQLQLARQALARLG; encoded by the coding sequence ATGCGCTTGACGATTTCCCGCCTGGCCGCCGCCTGCGCCTGTCTGGGCCTGGCCGCCTGTACCACGCAGCTGGCCCGCGCGCCGGTGCCGCAGTGGCCTGACGCCGATGCCGCCTATGCGGCGGGGCGCCAGTATTTTGACGCGGGCGACCTGCCTGCCGCGCAAGCGGCGTATGAGCAAGCCCTGCACGCCGCGCCGCGCCACGTGAATGCGCGTAACGGCCTGGCCGTGCTGCACGCGCAGCGCGGTGAACACGATGCGGCGATCGCCCATTGGCTGGCCCTGACGCGGGAGGCCAGTTCGCCGCAGCCGCAGCAGGCCTATCTGTTCAGCAATCTCGGTCACGCCTATTCCCTGAGCGGGCGCGATGCGCAAGCGTTGACGGCGCTGGAACAGGCGTGCCTGCTCGATCCGCTCAATGCACTGGCCTGGCAGCATCTGGCGCAAGTGCTGGAACGGCTGGGACAGCACGCGCGCGCCGCCGTCATGCGGCGCCAGGCGCAGAGTCTGCAGGAACACGACCTGCGGCGCGACCTGGCCGTCTTGCGCAAGGAGGCGCCGCAGAAGAAAGCGCCCGTGGCCGCGCCGCTGCAGGATGCGCCCGCCATGGCGCGCATCGACATCACGCAAACCGACGGCATGGCGCGCCTGCAGCGCGTGCCGGCCGCCGCGCGCGGCGTGCCCGCTGCCGCTGCCATGGCGGAGCGGTCCATGCCGGCTGCCGCCGTGCCCCGTCCGCGCCTGGAAATTGTGAACGGCAATGGCGTGCCCGGCCTGGCAGCCGCGCTGGCGCGCAGTCTGGCCGGCGCTCCCGTGCAGGTGGTGCGTCTGGCCAATGAAACCAGCTTCCAGGTGGCGCGCACGCGCGTCGAATACCGGCCCGCGCAGGAGCAGGCGGCGCGCCAGCTGGCCCGCCAACTGGGGTTGCAGATACAAACCCAGGTGCAGACCCAGGCCGCCGATTGTCCCGCCAGCGAGCTGCGCCTGGTATTGGGGCGCGACCTGAGCGATCCAGCCATGCTGCACCGCTATTATCTGCAGCAGCTGCAACTGGCGCGCCAGGCGCTGGCGCGGCTCGGTTAA
- a CDS encoding EDSAP-1 family PEP-CTERM protein, which translates to MNVNHTRSKTLGWLGALAAASLLASGQAQAGAYGLAVNELNNFRITTSAGTLSLAGANRNASDSAFFEGGVAVNPRAVNTGPAANADVLQVCSGGGCGGLPQNHYAPSPSSTLEFARGDAHAFGNMLNGGSTVRAVAEAQRNTVGAATSTAGDTLTGSVNLTLSSAGFITFSFMGRRDLRTSVTTMGDKSSVSIMDIFNISCNNSSPVGCLSNANADGVIFQFAPDGDANNGSDVNGNHTVGSLDPFSLNMTAGTNDPATGRAFTNGFAMFSLTSNFALPAGSYTLNFSKSTRTDIVVIDPLQVPEPGTLFLLGAGLAALAFTRRQPK; encoded by the coding sequence ATGAACGTCAATCACACACGAAGCAAGACGCTGGGCTGGCTGGGCGCACTGGCGGCGGCAAGCCTGCTGGCCAGCGGTCAGGCGCAGGCTGGCGCGTACGGCCTGGCCGTCAATGAGTTGAACAATTTCCGCATCACCACCAGTGCCGGCACCTTGTCGCTGGCCGGCGCCAACCGCAATGCCAGCGACAGCGCCTTCTTCGAAGGTGGCGTGGCCGTCAATCCGCGCGCCGTCAATACGGGCCCGGCCGCCAACGCCGACGTGCTGCAAGTGTGTTCGGGCGGTGGCTGCGGCGGTTTACCGCAGAATCATTACGCACCCAGCCCCAGTTCCACCCTGGAATTCGCCCGCGGCGATGCACACGCCTTCGGCAATATGCTCAATGGCGGCTCCACCGTGCGCGCCGTTGCGGAAGCACAACGCAACACGGTCGGTGCCGCCACGTCCACGGCTGGCGACACGCTCACCGGCTCCGTCAACCTGACCCTGTCGAGCGCTGGCTTCATCACCTTCAGCTTCATGGGTCGGCGCGACCTGCGCACCAGCGTGACGACCATGGGCGACAAGTCGAGCGTGTCGATCATGGATATCTTCAATATCTCGTGCAATAATTCCAGTCCCGTGGGCTGCCTGTCGAACGCGAATGCCGACGGCGTGATCTTCCAGTTCGCGCCCGATGGCGATGCCAACAATGGCAGCGACGTCAACGGCAACCATACGGTCGGCAGCCTCGACCCGTTCAGCCTGAACATGACGGCCGGCACCAACGACCCGGCCACCGGGCGCGCCTTCACGAATGGCTTTGCGATGTTTTCCCTGACTTCGAATTTCGCCCTGCCGGCCGGCAGCTACACCTTGAACTTTTCCAAGTCCACGCGCACCGACATCGTCGTCATCGATCCCTTGCAAGTACCGGAACCGGGCACCCTGTTCCTGCTGGGCGCGGGACTGGCCGCCCTGGCTTTTACGCGCCGCCAGCCGAAATAA
- a CDS encoding dodecin: protein MSAHTYKLIELVGTSTESSDQAIRDAIAKAALTVKHMDWYEVTESRGHIVDGKVAHFQVTLKVGFRLE from the coding sequence ATGTCCGCACACACTTACAAGCTGATCGAACTGGTTGGCACGTCGACCGAGAGCAGCGATCAGGCGATACGCGATGCCATCGCCAAGGCGGCGCTGACAGTCAAGCATATGGACTGGTATGAAGTGACCGAGTCGCGGGGACATATCGTCGATGGCAAGGTGGCGCACTTCCAGGTCACGCTCAAGGTCGGCTTCCGGCTCGAATAG
- a CDS encoding type II toxin-antitoxin system HipA family toxin has translation MGRRSHSQTLHLWANGDYVGRWTINANGDSELAYDAGWRQSRLGRPISLSLPFNMHGEPLKGANVSNYFEGLLPDSDIIRKRVATRFKTGSLDSFDLLAAVGRDCAGALQLLPEGATPEKLVHVDGITVSEEDIERHLLEVVSLERHGAVDDADDDFRISLAGAQEKDAFLWWDGKWMKPRGATPTTHIFKLPIGMVGGKRADFTTSVDNEWLCLRLFKEFGLPTANAEIATFGAQRVLVVERFDRTRSANGKQLFRLVQEDFCQATGTSPLLKYENDGGPGLKQMFTLLQQSRDSAADMHTLMASQLLFWMLRAPDGHAKNFSIQLLAGAGRFKLTPIYDVMSAYPVIGPGPNQWSERKLKLAMALLGNNRHYLAHGIERRHFNSTAKEVGYGVSAEPLLQDFIARTPAVVDKVRSELPVGFSEKVADKILGGLLASAAVLQRMPPA, from the coding sequence ATGGGTCGCCGCTCACACAGCCAAACACTGCACCTCTGGGCCAATGGCGACTACGTCGGCCGCTGGACGATCAACGCCAATGGGGACTCCGAACTGGCGTACGACGCCGGCTGGCGCCAATCCAGGCTTGGTCGCCCCATCTCGCTGTCGTTGCCGTTCAATATGCACGGTGAGCCGCTGAAGGGCGCCAATGTCTCGAACTACTTCGAGGGCTTGCTGCCGGACAGCGACATCATTCGTAAGCGTGTTGCGACCCGCTTCAAGACAGGCTCGCTCGACTCTTTCGACCTGCTCGCGGCCGTTGGCCGGGACTGCGCAGGCGCCTTGCAACTGCTGCCGGAAGGTGCCACACCGGAAAAACTTGTTCATGTTGACGGCATCACCGTCAGCGAGGAAGACATCGAGCGCCACCTGCTTGAAGTGGTGAGCCTGGAGCGGCACGGCGCCGTCGATGACGCCGACGACGACTTCCGCATTTCGCTCGCCGGGGCGCAGGAGAAGGACGCATTCCTCTGGTGGGATGGAAAATGGATGAAGCCGCGCGGCGCCACGCCGACGACACACATCTTCAAGCTTCCAATCGGGATGGTGGGCGGGAAGCGGGCCGACTTCACCACGTCGGTCGATAACGAATGGTTGTGCCTGCGCCTGTTCAAGGAATTCGGACTGCCCACGGCCAATGCCGAGATTGCGACGTTTGGCGCGCAACGCGTGCTCGTCGTCGAGCGCTTCGACCGCACGCGCTCGGCCAACGGTAAGCAGCTGTTCCGGCTTGTTCAAGAAGACTTTTGCCAGGCCACTGGAACATCGCCGCTGCTGAAATATGAAAATGACGGCGGCCCGGGGCTCAAACAGATGTTCACCCTGCTGCAGCAATCGCGGGATAGCGCCGCGGATATGCACACGCTCATGGCATCCCAACTGCTGTTCTGGATGCTGCGTGCGCCGGATGGCCACGCCAAAAACTTCAGTATCCAGCTCCTCGCTGGTGCGGGACGATTCAAGCTGACGCCCATCTATGATGTGATGTCCGCCTACCCGGTTATCGGCCCAGGGCCGAATCAGTGGAGCGAACGCAAGCTCAAGTTGGCAATGGCGCTGCTCGGTAACAACCGGCACTACCTGGCGCATGGCATCGAGCGGCGCCACTTCAACAGCACAGCCAAAGAGGTCGGCTACGGTGTGAGCGCGGAGCCGCTGCTGCAGGACTTCATTGCACGCACGCCCGCGGTCGTAGACAAGGTCCGCAGCGAACTGCCTGTGGGGTTTTCGGAAAAGGTAGCCGACAAAATTCTGGGCGGCCTGCTTGCTTCAGCGGCCGTCCTTCAACGGATGCCGCCAGCCTGA
- a CDS encoding XRE family transcriptional regulator, protein MSCAPTSLLLLTASQLGQLLVSTRKRHKLTQAAIATHVGLSQNRISYLESHADEISVKQLLSWCSALELELYLGERDTSTASSSAEW, encoded by the coding sequence ATGTCTTGCGCACCCACCTCCCTACTTCTGCTCACCGCGTCACAGCTCGGCCAACTGCTCGTATCGACTCGCAAGCGGCACAAGCTCACCCAGGCGGCCATCGCAACTCATGTCGGCTTGAGCCAGAATCGCATCTCCTACCTCGAAAGCCATGCCGACGAAATCAGCGTCAAGCAGCTGCTGAGCTGGTGTTCGGCCCTCGAGCTGGAGTTGTACTTGGGCGAGCGCGATACATCCACGGCCAGCAGCTCGGCGGAGTGGTAG
- a CDS encoding ClpXP protease specificity-enhancing factor, whose amino-acid sequence MSEISTKPYMLRAIYEWCTDSGYTPYLAVKVDSRTTVPMEYVKKGEIVLNISFGATSGLKMDNDAIRFHARFGGVSREIYVPVDNVMAIYANENGQGMAFEPVLGNDDPDAQPTDSPASADVPPPAIAPVSSAPTLSSVPTSSPEQRDNATPSDDEPPKKGGRPTLTRIK is encoded by the coding sequence ATGTCTGAAATCTCAACCAAACCTTATATGCTGCGCGCCATCTACGAGTGGTGCACCGACAGCGGCTACACGCCTTATCTCGCGGTCAAAGTCGATTCGCGCACCACGGTACCGATGGAATACGTGAAAAAGGGCGAGATCGTGCTCAACATCAGCTTCGGCGCCACCAGCGGCCTGAAGATGGACAACGACGCCATCCGCTTCCACGCCCGCTTTGGCGGCGTCTCGCGCGAAATCTACGTGCCGGTCGACAATGTGATGGCCATCTACGCCAACGAAAACGGCCAGGGCATGGCCTTCGAGCCCGTGCTGGGCAACGATGATCCCGACGCGCAACCGACGGACAGCCCGGCCTCCGCCGACGTGCCGCCGCCAGCGATCGCCCCGGTCTCCAGCGCCCCGACCCTGTCGTCCGTACCGACCAGCTCCCCCGAACAACGCGACAACGCTACCCCAAGCGACGACGAGCCACCAAAAAAAGGCGGCCGCCCGACCCTGACACGCATTAAATAG
- a CDS encoding glutathione S-transferase N-terminal domain-containing protein, with amino-acid sequence MMVLYSGTTCPFSQRCRLVLFEKGMDFEVRDVDLFNKPEDISTMNPYGQVPILVERELILYESNIINEYIDERFPHPQLMPADPLMRARARLMLFNFEKELFVHVHVLESERAKSNDKAHDKARAEIRDRLTTLAPLFLKNKYMLGDEFSMLDVAVAPLLWRLDHYGIELSKTAAPLMKYAERIFSRPAYIEALTPSEKVMRR; translated from the coding sequence ATGATGGTTCTCTATTCGGGTACAACCTGCCCATTTTCGCAACGCTGCCGCCTGGTCCTGTTTGAAAAAGGCATGGACTTCGAAGTGCGCGACGTCGACCTGTTCAACAAACCGGAAGACATTTCGACCATGAATCCGTACGGCCAGGTGCCTATCCTGGTCGAGCGCGAACTGATCCTGTATGAATCGAACATCATCAACGAGTACATCGATGAGCGCTTCCCGCATCCGCAACTGATGCCGGCCGATCCGCTGATGCGTGCCCGCGCGCGCCTGATGCTGTTCAATTTCGAAAAAGAACTGTTCGTGCACGTGCACGTGCTGGAAAGCGAACGCGCCAAGAGCAACGACAAGGCCCACGACAAGGCACGCGCGGAAATCCGCGACCGCCTGACGACCCTGGCGCCACTGTTCCTGAAAAACAAGTACATGCTGGGCGACGAGTTCTCGATGCTCGACGTGGCTGTCGCGCCGCTGCTGTGGCGCCTGGACCACTACGGCATCGAACTGTCGAAGACGGCCGCACCGCTGATGAAATACGCCGAACGCATCTTCTCGCGTCCAGCGTATATCGAAGCACTGACGCCATCCGAGAAAGTGATGCGCCGCTAA